CTTTGCGGTACTTCAAACCTTAGAGACAAACATCAATGAGCAGGGTTTATATCAGTGCTCACATTAGGCATCATCTTGACATCATCGTACAACCTACTCTAAAGCAGGGAGTTGTAGTTTTAAAAAAGGCTGGAAAGGGAGTCCTAAGAACCTTTCTGCAATTATTTGTGGATAGGGGCCCAGGTCTCTACATTGTGCATTGGTAAAAGGATCAGTCGGGACTTGTACAGCAAAAAACCTTTTGAATGAACAGTAACAAAGATCTGCTGTTACTGCATGACAGTGGCTATCAACCTCTCCTTTAACTACTCCGGACCCaccacacctgaatcaacttgcCAACTAATTCACCAAGCCCTTTGTCAGGAAATGAGGTGtgctagttcagggctacacCAGAACTCTATCCTTGGTGGGCCCCTACGGTGAGGGTTGAAAACCACTGGTGTAGTTGACTGCGGTTGAAGCGCTGGCCAAGGCAAGTTCACGTTCAGCAGGGCACAACGTTGCGGAACAATGCTGGGATAGAGGTCCGACAAATCCGTCGTGATTCCTTGTTCTACACTGTCCGGGGTCGTAACCATCGCGACACACCGTGTTTTTCTATCCGGGCGTCCCACAACACCGGGCCCTGCTGAACACAGCCGAGGTAGTGTTAGGTGGCGGGTTGTCCCAGCCcgggcctgccggttccttggGTTCATACCTCCGGGAGGTCCATCTGGGGGGGTCGTAGCGTCAGCCGCCGCGTCGTCCACCTCCTGCCGGACCATGGGAGAcgtgaggtgaatgatgagggtGAGGACCGGCTCCTTCTTGCTTCTGATCACGATGTCCGCCTCCTCGGGGCACGGCGTGACCTCGTACTTGTCTTTGGTGACGACCTTGAGTTGGAGTGAACGGCAGAATAAACCATTCAGCACGTTAGAGTATGCCTTAAACCACCCAAAAGCCCCCTCTTAGGTTAGAACATTCGTAAACTCGCTCGATCACTGACGCTCTGCCTTCGAAAGGACCAGGGCGTGCAAGaaacaaacactacacacagGCAACGGTCTCCTTCCGAGCTGCAGAGGGCCACGGCGGTGAGGCAAAGTCGGAGAAGGAAAACACGCTCACCTCGATCTGGGTGGAGAGGCTGTCGGCCACCTTCTTCAGCAGGGTCGCCGTGGGTTTGTCGGTGCAGAGCAGCACCAGTTCCAGGTCCATGTCCCCCTTCAACAGCAGGCCTTTGGCCACCAGGCCCACCCGCATCACCCCCCGCAGAACCCGCTCCGGGGTGGGACATGCCacactgggggtgggggggtggggagagagaagggagaggctCTAACGGGTCGGGGTCAAACACATCGAGATCGCGTTCAACTCTACCCGAGGTAATCACAGATCTGAGACGGATGAATAGGTTAAAGTAACAGCTTTGCCAACGCCGCTTACCTCTATCCAAAACGTATGGATCTGTGATTAGCTCAAGGAAACAAGCGGGCGGTGAATCAGAACTCGGGGGCCTCTGATATTCTCACTGACCTCTCCTCGGCCCCTCCCACCGGCGGTGGCGTCACCGCGCCGACTCCGGCCTCCGCGTCCAGCAGGTCTGAGACCGCCTTGAGGGCACACTCCACGTGGGAGATCACCGTCTGCACCGCCTCCAGCTCCTCCGGGGACGGGTACACCGCCGCGTGCTTCGCCATCACGTGCCGGTCATCGCTCACAAAGACGTGCCGGGGAGCCGTGCGCGCTGGAGGAGCCTTCAACAGACAGGTGTGAGAGGGAGATGTcatgggggatgtttttttaaatggcgtaataaaaacagaaacctATGACCAAGTAGTACAACCGGTCCAAAAAACTAAATCTGAAGGTGAGATAAGAGGGATATGGGCCACAGCCCTTAAGATGTTCAGCCAATGTATACAGCCTTGTGTGCACTATGACTAGATGAACTATTTTCCAGTAATAGGGGAAGCCAGTTTGGTGGCGGGTTGGAGTACCACATCAAACATTTCACCCAATGGAATAAGATGTGAATGATCAGGCTGAACAGCATGATTAATAAGATAAAGTAGAATCACACAGGAAAATGTGACCAGTAACAGAAGTACTGCATCATCTGGGATTTCCGCATTTACAAGGCAGATTATTATCATATTATAAAATACTTTAACACGGCATCTTGTTCCAAATAAATCATTGCACCATGTgacaaacattaacaaaatattcCATTGGCTTATTATGTGCAATATATAGCAGCATGTACAAGTGTAACGCATTGTTCATCGAGCAGAATTCAACACAACACCTTTGACTAACTGATCCTTTAATCCTCAACTTATTTAGATGATGACAGACATTAGTCAGCTCTACAACAACACACTGGGAATTTACAGTGACATAAAGGGAAACTGTTGAGGTGGAACTCAGGACCTCAGCTTGGGATCGGTTCTCCTCGATCTCTTGTATAGCTGTGATGTATTCGTGGTACTGCCGGAGTTCCTCCTCATAGCAGAGGCAGTCATACCAATATCTCAACTCCTCATATCTGGAAAAGGGACAGAGTGCAGTTATTAAGCAAATTCTCAGTAGGTTTTACATCAAAAGATTTGCCAACACTTACATTACAAATAATCTGGGTCATCTGCAGACTAAAACACCCGGGTTAGAGTGATCGTCCACAGATTTGCCAAGTTTAATTTGTTAATATAAGACACGGGAACACATACATTAGTGGTAAACCAGGTGACCATTATTTTAGCCTGTCCTCTTTCATTCACAGAACATCCCCAAGACTAGTTTTCAATTCCAGTCAAAGTTCGGAGTGTGCACAGCATTCATGACCTACACCAACTGAACATCCCCATGACTAGTTTTCAATACCTGTCAAAGTCGTGGGGTAGCAGGCGATGGCCACGCTGGATGAGGCTGTCCCAGTACAGGAGCTCTTTGTAAGCCTGGCGTtcgtcccagactgcatctgaAACAGGCTCTGCTGCCATAGCCATGACCCCGTTGTTTTGCTGCCACCTGTGGAACACTTGTAGCCATTGACAGAAACAAACGTCAACAGCCATCTCTTTTCCGTTCAAAGTATAGGGCAGAACAATTTGGAGGAAACATGTCTCAAGCTTCAACCACCCTGTACCTAGTGTGCAGTTGCAATGATGCAATATCGAATTAGACAAATACGGGTTCAACTAAAGACATGCACtaacgttaaaaaaaaaacgttgctGAAATGTAAGATGATTACAAGTCAAATATGACGTGTCTGCCCCAACCGTTACAGTACAAAACAAAAGCGTTTCTTTTTGACTTAATCGGGTAAGTCTATCAATGTTTCGTTCCAACAGCTTGAAAAACAGTTGGCGGATGGAATACACCCCGACTAAGGTAACATCGTTAGCTTCGTTAAAGTGTTGACTAGCTAACTTTCGAAAAACGTCACCAGGTGTAGAAGGGGCAGATAACAggttaacaacaaaatgtgttgttttaaacGCTAACAGTCTATTCCTATTTTAGTAATAactatttaaatgaaatgacaaCGTGCTCCAGAGAGGCAgtcagatttattttaacttGCTTTACAAACGCCATTTTTAGGACGCCAAACTGAAGGGCCAGAGAGCATCAGGCTAGTGAGTTCGCAGGTTTGCGATCAGATTCTGTGGCTAGCGTTGTAAAACCAAACGTTCCTCACGACTGACACCGTAATTAACAGCACTGGGAGCACAATGTCTGCGTTAATTTGCAACAATTGCTAAACGTCACATTGTTTTGACAGCTCAAACCACTTACCTGAGAAGGAAGGAATCGCTGCAGAATAATGTCGCGCGCTCTGTTTGTGGCTGGGCGGGGTACGAGTGTTGGCGCGTCATAATGACgtatgcaaaaacaaatagcCTACGTTTTCGGCTAAATTCATCTTGATGTTAACAATGTGGTTAATTTAAGGTTTTAAATTAACATTGAATTAGAGGAAGAGTTGCTTCCGTTTGGTGAGTGTGGCGTGGTGCCACTTGAAGCAACGCGTGACGTATTTAAAGGGATGTAGCCATGCGTTCCCCAACCCACTACGCATGCCTATATTACTCAACCTGGACTCAATTGGTCGTTCAGTACTGCACCGTTCCCGTTCAAAAAGGCCTATATTAAAGATTGTATGATGCCACCTCAGTATGCTATGGTGTTGAATACATACTGTGTATTTCATAGTTTGGATTTTCATACTAGACGAGATGGGAAAGAAACAATAAGAACTGCATTCCATAAACACTGTATTCTTTACTTCATCACATTCCATGCCTTTATTTACATTCCAATATCTTTACATGTCCCCAGAGAATTGAGGAAAATCAATAAATATTTGTAACTTGTACAATGTTAGATGTAGCCTTTACTTCCCACCGGCAAAGTTGTTTAGGAAAAACAGAGTTCTCCCTTTAGTTCTGCCAAATATGAGGCTGCTTACATGCTTTTGTGCTTTGAGATTCTGTGGAATGATCTATATAAATTAAATTATGATTATACTATTACCTTCAGTCCAAGCTGTTGATAAAGGCTTAACAATGCCAATTTAACATAATTAATGTTGAACCCAGAACGACAACAGGACAACAGAAAATTGTAAATGTAACATTCCACAAATTAGAGTTAATCAATTGAACAAGTTGTGTTATTATTTACAATCTATTCAGGCAGATATGTAGTTCACCTCCGGATTATTAAGATGTAGTAGCTGCAAACGATGACACCATTCCAACCTTTGACCTTCCCTCCTACATGCAAATGTGTATTTCAACTCTAACTCTGTATGATAATGCAAACTGAGTAGTTCAGTGGATTGTAATTGGACAATGAGCTAATGAAACAGTATCCTGAGGTGGATAATATTAGCTTGCCACTGGCAGCGAGTTATTGATAGTGATTCTTATCGTATCCTTCACAACGCATGACAACAGATAAAGTACAGCACCAAGGACCGTTTAGCAGGCTTTAGTTTAGCAGGCTAATACAATCTTTTTCTGGCAATCAGCCTATGGCTTCAAACCCTTCCGGTCACAGGCTCCGTTCGGGTCATGTTGACCCAGGGCCTGGCACTTTGTGACGTCATATTCTCTTAACATCATTCTTCTCTGAGCTCTGAAAGGAGTTCCCCTCCCAGCGTCGCAGTACACTCCCATTCATGTGGGCTTGGCGCTTAGTGATGAGGTAGATCTTGCGGAGGACGGCGCGGCGCAGTAGGATATAGACCCAGGGATCCAAAATCTGGTTCCAGGAAGCTAATCGCACACCGGTCAAATTTAATTCCTCATACGTGGACCTGTCTTCCTCATCCATAGTCCCTCTGTAGGAGCGCATCACTGACATCAGGCCAAAGATCTGGGGTATCGGAAAAACGCACAGGTGTTCAATGTTACACTTTGATCCAAAGGCAGCATGATATCTAATTTTAACAGGAGCTGATATCCtaattcaatttatttattattttagaattgtattgtttaaaaaaaggtgTTGATACTTTGTATTTGGGTCTACTCAGTAGAATACCTGTGCCCTCTTTCCCCCCGTAATTCCCCCAACTCACCAGCAGGGGGCTCCAGCAGATGCAGGATGTGACCATAATGCCCAACAGTTGCACCACCATCTCTATGTCGTGGCTCTTGGCCACTGAGCGGTGGCTGTGGGACAATGAGCCGCTCGAGGGCCTCCGTCTCAGCCTGGCCAGCACCAGCGTCAGTCCACTGATGGTGTTACACACCAGGGCCACACCCAGAGACGCCAGGCCCAGCCCGGAGAAGAGCGCGACAAAGGCCAAGTCCGCCTCCCGGGTGTCGTTAGCCAGGACCTTGATGAAGGACATGAGACAGACGTTCGGTCAATATTATGATTACTTATTATTCTATCCTTTATGCTGTGGTGTTGTGACGGACACCCGGGGTCTGTTTCCCATACTGCATTGCTTCTGACTGGAGTCCTACGCAACACAGGGTTACACCAGGTAGGAGATGGGGCAGCCATTCCAGACTTGCGGCCTGCCCAGAAATGACCAGGACACTGACCTTGATGAAGCACCAGCTGTTGGGGTGCTGGTAGGTGTACGATCCCAGCTGGAAGCAAGGCAGCAGGGCCACGCAGAGGGCCGCCAGCCAAATCCCGGAGAGGGAGAGCTTTGTGCGTGCTGTGGTGACCAGGGAGGCGTGGAGCAGCGGCTGCGTGACGCCCAGACAGCGCTCAGCAGCCATGGCACAGCCGAGGAAGAGCGGGCACAGGCCGAAGAACACCATGGAACCTCCCAGGAACTGGCACATGGGGTCGGTCGAGCCGCTGGACGAGGTGGCGGCGGCCGCCTCGGGGGACACGCCTCCGGAGAGGTAGAGTCGGAGGACCATGGCCCCCGGGATGATGTGCCCGAAAAAGTCAGTGAGGACCAGGGAGCTGGCGAAAAGGAGGAACGTGGCTTTGGAGCGCCGGCGCTGCTGGGCGTAGGCGTTGGCCAGGATGAAGAGGGCTATGATGTTGGAGATGATGCCCAGCGTCATGGAGAGGACGGCCAAGATGGGGCTTCCTGTCTGGGGATGATCCAGTGTGTGGTTCCTCTGGTGGAACAGACGAGCTACCGCCGTCTGTTAAATAAGTGGTTGTAAAACGTCACTCTACGTCAGAAGCACACAGGTGAACAGACACACGGACAccgacggacacacacacacacacacgacacaaacacacaggcccaCAACTGTTCATGCACACTGAACCAAAACGCTATTCGCAACGCGCAACAAATTCAAAGGTCTTAGTGAGCAGTACTTGAGACCAGGAAATCAGTcaattgtaaaatacattctgtGAGCTTTTTTCAGCAATTCAAATATTGGACCCACACTTAACATGTTtatgtaaattaaatgaaacTAGTTTAACATAGCTAGTTGTGACTCCACTTCTTCATCACCTGACTGGGACTTAAAGCAGCAATCTTCTGCTTAAAATACCATCTCTAAAAACTGACGGTCCCATCTATAATAACTGATGGTATGATCTGTAATAACAGACTATGCCATCACTAATAACTGGCAGTATCATGTCTAATAACAAACTACCATTTATAATAACTGACAGTACCATCACTAATAACTGATGGTATTATCTGAAATAACAGACTATGTCATCACTAATAACTGGCAGTATAATCTGTAATAACAAACTGTACCATTTATAATAACATTTGTACCATCTCTGATGACTGTCTGTACCATCTCTGATCACTGTCTGTACCATATCTGAAACTGACTGCACCATCTGTAATAACAGAATGTGCCATCACTAATAAGTGACTGTACCATCTCTAATAACTGACTTTATCATCtctgataactgactttttatCATCACTAATAACTGACTTTACCATCTCTAATAACTGACTTTATTATCTCTAATAACTGACTGTACCATCTCTAATAACTGATTGTACCATCACTAATAACTGACTGTACCATCACTAATAACTGACTGTACCATCACTAACAACTGACTTTATCATCTCTAATAACTGACTGTACCATCTCTAATAACTGACTTTACCATCTCTAATAACTGACTTTACCATCTCTAATAACTGACTTTATCATCACTAATAACTGAGGGTACCATCTCTAATAACTGACTTTATCATCACTAATAACTGACTGTACCATCACTAATAACTGACTGTACCATCTCTAATAACTGGGCTGCCTACCATCTGAAGGTCCCCTGAGGAACCCGAGAGGTTGTTGTAATTCATGGTTGGCTTCACTGGACTTTGAAGGTCAAGAATCCCATCACGGAGAGAGGCTGAGGAGAGGATGACAAGATATGATTACAGTCGTATTTCAGGCTACCAGGAAATTGTGTCACTATGTATGTTGCACTGTGTATGTTACACTGCTCTTCAACCCACAACTTGCTTTGAAGATACTGCGAGGCACTTCCTAAACCTGAGAAACATAGCCTTCCTAACCACATATCTTGGATCCAATCATTCTACACACATTCCTATCGGTAACCATGGAGGGGTGATAGATTGTATATGTCTGTCCCTGTTTAGACACAGTCTCTAcctaatcaaataaaaacagctgGACACATCTGTACACGCTACTGCTTTATGGCATGTACACACTTAGGAAAATACCACACAACTGTTAGGGTTTAGATTCAACTGATATATATCATGTACACAAAACAGAGGTCATCGGTACAATCTTGACACAACATCTCTACAAAGTTGTGCGATGTGTAGAAAAACAAATTGTGTCACACCCATTGTGCCAAAAAGGTTGTGCACTAGTGGTGCGGGCAACTGACAGGTTAGAACGAAAGGCAGGTTGCAACAGTTCCTTTTTGACAAGCGCCCAAGCCTTGAGACACATTCCTCAAGCAGTGTCTATCCCTTATGTTAAACCCTGAGGCTACATTTTATGACAGAGAAGAAACATGCAAACCACTGTGCTCTTTTCAAATTGTATCCTCACAAATTTTTGGGGAAAATGTTTATCTGATCTAATTTCCGGGTTAAAATACCCAAGCTGAGGAGGTGAAATGTTAagtgtccttgagcaaggcacttaaccagTACATCTCATGATAAGTGCTAACCAAAATGTGAAGGTCTCTGATATTTTATGATGGCTGTTTATTACAGGTAAGTTCTAGATGTTCTATTCTATATTTAGGTATATTTAACAGGTGGTTTTGCAATGGATCTTACATTCAATATTAATGCATTTGTGTCATAAGTACAAAGGCAGGTTCAAAttaaagctttaaaaaaaaaaaaacgtcttcATGCATAGCTTATCCTTGTAGTAAATTTatacacaaaataattgtaGACCACGTCACTGAGAATGAATCAGATATCCACTAAACACTCTAAATGGTTATCTAAAATGTAATCTTCCTGGTTATCTTGATAATGACCAAACATTGCATCTCTAGAATTATTGATGAGTTCAAGGTCTGTTCATCTAAAATGCATTGTAGGTTCAAATATCCCACTGATATGTCTCTGCTACGGCTCTACGACAATTTTTAAATTACCATTTGAGGCAGGCGTAAGGTGAATTTGCAGTCAAAAGTGATGTCCAGATCGTCCTCTCTTCTATTCTTAATCCAAATTAGATGAATGTAACGCAAACCACGCAAACCAACATTATATTCCTCAAACCAATGATGGTGAGTAAAAGCTTTGCTCTGAAAGAAGAATCATTATTCCATGCATTTTTCGGCAGGACGTTGACAATCAGTTATAATACTTCCCATTGTTCTGTTGAAATAGAAGCTTGATCAAGTCCCAAATAAATTTCCATTGTCGTTTCTAAATCCGTTTGATTGGACTTTCATCCCCGAAGAGTGAAGCGCAAGCGATATCCCATGCTGCGAACAGACTACACAGGTTTCTGACGCGTGCTCTCAACAGCTTTTTATTTAGCCGCGTGTCCTTTTGGGGAACTCATAGGCAGTCCCTGAGTCAAGTTCAAGCAATTCCTTCAGGCGTCTAACATCTTTGTCTTTTGTCAATGTTTACATTTTCGTTACACTTTGATTTATGCCTGAAAATAACCATATGCCACAGATTTAAAAGATGAAACCTATATTTAGCTGGATTAAAACGCATACATTTAAACACACTTTTAAAACGTTACGACGTGTGTTGTAACATCGCTTAAAAACGGCTTCTGGCCAGGGATGTCGAGCCCTAGCCAAAAGGTTGAATTTAGAATCTGCCATTTGGCGCCGTTTTCTCTTGCTTAAACACTTTTAGGGGCTTTTAAATCATTCTATTTTAGAATTAGATCGCGTCTTCTggagtgttttaaaataattaacattaatATATTCATCTGGTAATTGAAGATGTATTCTGGCAGTTGCAAACAATTTTAAGTTATTATTTATCATACAAAATGAACAAAAGCACGGATCCGTTTTGGATATGATCTCACTTaacatttttggtctaaattaaAAGGAACGATTTTGACAGGCCTTGTTGAGCAAATTGGAAATCTGGGATTGGTTAATCTCACCTGACAATTTTGGATGTGTGATCTTCATTCATTACACGTTATGATACAATAATCTGCTTAATACTGATGTACACAGACGCATGCTTTATTTGAAAGGCTCATCGATATTCAGATTGAAAAACCACTGTGGGTGTTCCAGAGTAGTACTtctattctgttttttaataattcaaACACTCTCCAGCCCCCAGTTTCTATTGATTTAATCATTGTAGCTCAAtgatgagcaaaaaaggctaTAAAAAGTATCCAAAACCACATCCATGCCAGCAAGCTATTTGGACTACTTGCCATTAGAAAGCCTCTCCTCTCACCTGACCATAGAAACTGCTTCCAGTCAAAGATCCAATAACATTTAGCAAACACCatggatctacaggcctctcgaCGGTCATGAGTCGATTGTCTGAAAAACACTGCACAAACCTGCCCTACATGGATGCTCAGGAAAGTATACTGgaaacaatgtgctctggacatgGGTCAAAGTTTATATTGTTTGGCCGCAAAGCCAAATCACACACtacctttgaacagaagaacctcatgaCAACCGTAAGGCACGGAGGTgatggcattatggtttggggctgctttgctgcctcagggcctgg
Above is a window of Esox lucius isolate fEsoLuc1 chromosome 9, fEsoLuc1.pri, whole genome shotgun sequence DNA encoding:
- the ptger1a gene encoding prostaglandin E receptor 1a (subtype EP1), whose amino-acid sequence is MNYNNLSGSSGDLQMTAVARLFHQRNHTLDHPQTGSPILAVLSMTLGIISNIIALFILANAYAQQRRRSKATFLLFASSLVLTDFFGHIIPGAMVLRLYLSGGVSPEAAAATSSSGSTDPMCQFLGGSMVFFGLCPLFLGCAMAAERCLGVTQPLLHASLVTTARTKLSLSGIWLAALCVALLPCFQLGSYTYQHPNSWCFIKVLANDTREADLAFVALFSGLGLASLGVALVCNTISGLTLVLARLRRRPSSGSLSHSHRSVAKSHDIEMVVQLLGIMVTSCICWSPLLIFGLMSVMRSYRGTMDEEDRSTYEELNLTGVRLASWNQILDPWVYILLRRAVLRKIYLITKRQAHMNGSVLRRWEGNSFQSSEKNDVKRI